One genomic region from Cyanobium usitatum str. Tous encodes:
- the rpsK gene encoding 30S ribosomal protein S11 encodes MAKPAKKSGAKKTKRNVPNGVAHIQSTFNNTIVSITDTAGEVISWSSAGASGFKGARKGTPFAAQTAAEAAARRALEQGMRQIEVLVRGPGSGRETAIRALQVAGLEITLIRDVTPLPHNGCRRSKRRRV; translated from the coding sequence ATGGCAAAGCCAGCCAAAAAATCCGGCGCCAAGAAAACGAAGCGCAACGTCCCCAACGGCGTTGCCCACATTCAGAGCACCTTCAACAACACGATCGTGTCAATCACTGACACGGCCGGAGAGGTGATCTCCTGGAGTTCGGCCGGCGCCAGCGGCTTCAAAGGAGCCCGTAAAGGCACACCCTTTGCCGCCCAAACCGCAGCTGAAGCAGCCGCCCGACGCGCCCTCGAGCAGGGCATGCGCCAGATCGAAGTCCTGGTACGGGGTCCTGGTTCAGGCCGCGAAACCGCAATCCGAGCCCTGCAGGTGGCCGGCCTTGAAATCACCCTGATCCGCGACGTGACTCCCCTGCCCCACAACGGTTGCCGTCGCTCCAAGCGCCGTCGCGTCTGA
- a CDS encoding adenylate kinase, protein MKQRLLFLGPPGAGKGTQAQQLAADRQLLHLSTGDLLRAEVAAGSDLGKEAEAVMARGELVSDALVLAIVRGRLEALAASGGGGWLLDGFPRNLVQAEALGLLLDELQQPIELVVLMELDDAVLIQRLLSRGRSDDNESVIRHRLEVYREQTAPLIHHYQQLGLLQAIEANGSVEAIAERIDALLG, encoded by the coding sequence ATGAAGCAACGTCTCCTCTTCCTTGGCCCCCCAGGAGCTGGTAAGGGCACCCAAGCCCAGCAACTGGCCGCCGATCGCCAGCTGCTGCACCTCTCTACGGGAGACCTACTGAGGGCGGAGGTTGCTGCTGGCAGCGATCTCGGCAAGGAAGCCGAGGCCGTGATGGCCCGTGGTGAGCTGGTGAGCGATGCGCTGGTGTTGGCGATCGTGAGGGGCCGGCTGGAAGCACTGGCCGCCAGCGGCGGCGGCGGCTGGTTACTGGACGGCTTCCCCCGCAACCTCGTTCAAGCCGAGGCTCTGGGGCTGCTGCTCGATGAGCTGCAGCAACCGATCGAGCTGGTGGTGCTGATGGAGCTCGACGACGCCGTCTTGATCCAAAGGCTCCTAAGCCGGGGGCGCTCTGACGACAACGAAAGCGTGATTCGCCACCGGCTGGAGGTCTACCGGGAACAGACCGCACCGCTGATTCACCATTATCAGCAGCTTGGCTTGCTGCAGGCCATTGAGGCCAATGGCAGCGTCGAGGCGATCGCCGAACGGATCGACGCCCTGCTCGGTTGA
- the rpsM gene encoding 30S ribosomal protein S13, translated as MARIAGVDIPREKRVEIALTYVYGIGLTRAQKILAKSGVSPDIRVKDLSDADVQKLRGAAETFTLEGDLRRQEGMALKRLQDIGCVRGRRHRMGLPVRGQRTRTNARTRRGARKTVAGKKK; from the coding sequence GTGGCTCGGATTGCCGGCGTTGATATCCCACGCGAAAAGCGCGTCGAGATTGCCCTCACCTACGTGTATGGCATCGGTCTTACCCGTGCCCAGAAGATTCTGGCCAAATCCGGTGTCAGCCCAGACATCCGGGTAAAAGACCTCAGCGACGCCGACGTCCAGAAGTTGCGCGGTGCGGCCGAAACCTTCACCCTCGAAGGCGACCTGCGCCGTCAAGAGGGCATGGCCCTCAAGCGCCTCCAAGACATCGGCTGCGTTCGCGGTCGCCGCCATCGCATGGGTCTGCCCGTGCGTGGCCAGCGCACACGCACCAATGCGCGCACCCGTCGTGGTGCACGCAAAACCGTGGCCGGCAAGAAGAAGTAA
- the rpsE gene encoding 30S ribosomal protein S5, translating to MTETNDQVQSNDIPAASDVPAAAEGQQDRRAGRAEGRGGDSRRGGGRGRDNRRGQERDSEWQERVVQIRRVSKTVKGGKKMSFRAIVVVGNEKGQVGVGVGKAGDVIGAVRKGVADGKKHLVKVPLTRHSSIPTLSNGRDGAASVLIRPAAPGTGVIAGGSIRTVLELAGIKNVLAKRLGSKTPLNNARAAMEALAGLRTHKETAKERGISLEQIYS from the coding sequence ATGACCGAAACCAACGATCAAGTTCAGTCCAACGACATCCCGGCCGCGTCGGATGTACCTGCTGCTGCCGAAGGCCAGCAGGATCGCCGCGCTGGTCGGGCTGAAGGCCGAGGCGGCGATAGCCGTCGCGGTGGCGGCCGCGGGCGCGACAACCGTCGCGGCCAGGAGCGCGACTCCGAATGGCAGGAGCGGGTGGTGCAAATCCGCCGCGTCTCCAAGACCGTTAAAGGCGGCAAGAAGATGAGCTTCCGGGCCATCGTTGTCGTTGGCAACGAGAAGGGCCAAGTAGGTGTGGGCGTCGGCAAGGCCGGCGACGTGATCGGCGCAGTCCGCAAGGGCGTAGCCGATGGCAAGAAGCACCTGGTCAAGGTGCCCCTGACCCGTCACAGCTCCATCCCTACCCTCAGCAACGGCCGCGACGGTGCCGCCAGCGTGCTGATCCGCCCGGCAGCGCCCGGAACCGGGGTGATTGCGGGCGGCTCGATCCGCACGGTGCTCGAACTGGCCGGCATCAAAAATGTGCTGGCCAAGCGCCTCGGATCCAAGACCCCCCTCAACAACGCCCGCGCTGCGATGGAGGCTTTGGCCGGCCTTCGCACCCACAAGGAGACCGCCAAGGAGCGGGGCATCTCCCTAGAGCAGATCTACTCCTAA
- the secY gene encoding preprotein translocase subunit SecY, translated as MLVSRGRNPSAGEILSQLIQSKGLRDRVLTTLGLLLLVRLGIYIPMPGIDRVAFQQFLSQGGQLIGFLDIFTGGGLSTLGVFALGILPFINASIIIQLLTAALPQLEDLQKNEGEAGRRKIAQITRYVALGWGILQSLVFALILRQYATEGLSEPVFVIQTALALVTGSMVVMWISEVITERGIGQGASLVIFVNIVATLPKALGSTIELAQSGDRSTVGGIVVLVLVFLLTIVGIIFVQEGNRRIPIVSAKRQVGGAGVLAARQSYLPLKLNAGGVMPIIFASAVVFLPLTIANLTRNPWLIKLAGYLNPNSSTPWLYALVFFGLICGFGFFYASLTVNPVDIATNLKRSGVAIPGVRPGSATANYLSGVQNRLTLLGGVFLGAVAIIPSAVEGATQVRTFQGLGATSLLILVGVAIDTAKQVQTYVISQRYEGMVRQ; from the coding sequence ATGCTTGTTAGCCGGGGTCGCAACCCAAGTGCCGGGGAAATCCTCAGCCAACTGATCCAGTCGAAGGGGCTGCGCGACCGGGTGCTAACCACCCTCGGCCTGCTGCTGCTGGTCCGGCTGGGCATCTACATCCCGATGCCAGGCATCGACCGGGTGGCCTTTCAGCAGTTCCTCTCCCAGGGCGGTCAGCTGATCGGGTTCCTTGACATCTTCACCGGGGGCGGCCTATCCACCCTCGGCGTTTTTGCTCTGGGCATCCTGCCGTTTATCAACGCCTCGATCATCATTCAGCTGCTAACCGCAGCCCTGCCCCAACTGGAGGACCTCCAGAAGAATGAGGGCGAGGCAGGCCGGCGCAAGATCGCCCAGATCACCCGCTACGTGGCTCTGGGCTGGGGCATCCTGCAGAGCCTGGTCTTTGCCCTGATCCTGCGGCAATACGCCACAGAGGGCCTTTCGGAGCCCGTGTTTGTAATCCAGACGGCCCTCGCCCTGGTGACCGGCTCCATGGTGGTGATGTGGATCAGCGAGGTGATCACCGAGCGGGGCATCGGTCAAGGCGCGTCCCTGGTGATCTTCGTCAACATCGTGGCCACCCTGCCCAAGGCCCTGGGATCAACGATCGAGCTGGCCCAGAGCGGGGACCGCAGCACAGTTGGCGGCATCGTCGTGCTGGTGCTGGTTTTCCTGCTGACGATCGTGGGGATCATCTTTGTGCAGGAGGGCAACCGCCGCATCCCAATTGTGAGCGCCAAGCGCCAAGTGGGAGGCGCTGGGGTGCTTGCGGCACGGCAGAGCTACCTGCCGCTGAAGCTCAACGCCGGCGGCGTGATGCCAATCATTTTTGCCTCGGCCGTGGTGTTTCTGCCGCTCACCATTGCCAACCTCACCCGCAACCCTTGGCTGATCAAGTTGGCGGGATACCTCAACCCCAACAGCAGCACTCCCTGGCTGTATGCGTTGGTGTTCTTCGGCCTGATCTGCGGCTTCGGCTTCTTCTACGCCTCACTCACCGTGAATCCGGTGGACATCGCCACCAATCTCAAGCGCAGCGGCGTGGCCATCCCCGGCGTGCGCCCCGGCTCAGCCACTGCCAACTACCTCAGCGGCGTGCAAAACCGGCTCACCCTGCTGGGTGGTGTGTTCCTCGGCGCCGTGGCGATCATTCCCTCGGCCGTGGAAGGCGCCACCCAGGTGCGCACCTTCCAGGGGCTGGGGGCCACCTCCCTGCTGATTCTGGTGGGCGTTGCGATCGACACAGCCAAACAGGTGCAGACCTACGTGATCTCCCAGCGCTACGAGGGCATGGTGCGCCAGTGA
- the rplO gene encoding 50S ribosomal protein L15: protein MTFNLQSLKPNPGARRRKLRKGRGIAAGQGASCGFGMRGQKSRSGRPTRPGFEGGQMPLYRRIPKLKHFELVNQKEFTIINVAKLADCKAGSTISLDSLVKEGLVTSPKHPLKVLGNGELSVKLTVQAAAFTASARTKIEAAGGSCEVI from the coding sequence ATGACGTTCAATCTCCAGTCCCTCAAACCCAACCCTGGCGCCCGGCGCCGCAAGCTCCGCAAGGGTCGCGGCATTGCTGCAGGCCAGGGAGCCAGCTGCGGTTTCGGCATGCGCGGCCAGAAGTCCCGCTCGGGTCGCCCGACCCGTCCTGGCTTCGAGGGTGGCCAAATGCCTCTCTACCGCCGCATCCCCAAGCTCAAGCACTTTGAGCTGGTCAACCAGAAGGAGTTCACGATCATCAACGTGGCCAAGCTCGCCGACTGCAAAGCCGGCAGCACTATCAGCCTCGATTCCCTGGTGAAGGAAGGTCTCGTGACCAGCCCCAAGCATCCCCTCAAGGTGCTTGGCAACGGTGAACTCTCCGTCAAGCTGACCGTGCAGGCCGCCGCATTTACTGCCAGCGCTCGCACCAAGATCGAAGCTGCCGGTGGCAGCTGCGAAGTCATCTGA
- the rpmJ gene encoding 50S ribosomal protein L36 has protein sequence MKVRASVKRMCDKCRVIRRHGRVMVICTNPKHKQRQG, from the coding sequence ATGAAGGTGCGTGCCTCGGTCAAGAGAATGTGCGACAAATGCCGGGTGATTCGTCGCCACGGCCGGGTGATGGTGATCTGCACCAACCCCAAGCACAAACAGCGCCAAGGCTGA